A window of Flavobacterium psychrophilum genomic DNA:
ATATTTCTGTGGCCTGTAAGCCTCTTGCCTTTGGGAGGCTGGAAGTAGAAAGTTACCTTATTCATAAATACACCAAACTGGATAAAGAACAGGGAATAAAAAATTTATTGAATTCTGTAGGAAAACGTAATAGTATACCTACTTTTGAGGAGTAGACTTATTTGCAGCACAACCAACCAAAACCAATGCAATGCAAGACGAAACCACAATTATAAATTATGGAATACTGGCTTCCATAGCATGGAATAGTAATAAATGGGCAGCAGAGCCATCTAAAGAAGACTTAAGGACTTCAAAATATGAGTATGTAAAGGAAAATGCCCATATGCACGAAAGCCTGAACTTTGGGCATGACATTTTACCTATAGAAGATGATGGCTATTACATAGGCTATACTCCTATGTTCAGAAAACAACCGAGTGAAAACAAAACAAGAAATATTCAGATTGTTTTCTTTTTCAGTTCCGACTATAAAAACTCCAACCGTAAATCAATAATAGGCTTTTATGGTAAACCTGAAATTGGTGAGATATTTGACAGAACAGCAAAGCACCCTTTGTATAAAAAATACAGCGAAGGCAATATTATGGCCTATCCTGAAAACATCATTTACTTTGATAAACCTATCATAATAGACAATGAATTTGTAATTAAACATAATCTTTTACCTGACGACAGAAAAATTGGCCTTCAGGGCTTTAATTACCTCAACTCAGATAATGTATATAATTTTATAAAGCTGGCTTTAGGCTTAAACCCCAACAATGTTAAGCTAAAAACGTTTGTTCAAAATTTCCCTCACATCGTAGGATTAGACAAAGAGGAATTTGACGTTTTAGATTATACCGAATTAATAGGCGACACCTCAGCCGATACACTATCAGAAATTGCAAAACTGGAAAAGAAAATGAAAAACCAGCTGCCGGGTGTTAAGCAAAGAGTATCATCATATATAGAGCGGGGCGCAATTTCAACTAAAATCAAGAAGCATTGCAATTATAAATGTTCGGTATGCGAGGCATTAGGAATGCCTACAAATTCCTTCACAAAAAGCAATGGAGAACCGTATATTGAAACCCACCACGTTGAACCGGTATCAACATTAAATTCAGGTGTATTAGGAGTAGCTAATCTAATGACAGTTTGCGCTAATCATCACAGGCAATTGCACTTTGGCAATGTTCATTTACTCGACAACAATAAAGAGTATTTTGTTTTCAATATTGACGGTGATGAGGTGAGGATAAAGAAGGTAAAATTATCACAGTAAATTAAAACAGGTAAAATTACCTGTCATAGAGAATTTTAAACTATAAATTTATTAGGAGATTTAAAAGAAATATAATGGACATACCTATTAATAATGAACGGGAATTCCTTTCATATATGGAAAGTTTAATAACCATAGAAAAAAACAATTCGGAATTTGCATTGATTGTAGCGGGGAATAGTGAGAATAGATATCTAATTAATTATGATTTTAAATTTCCACTAAGTAAAGAGGCTAAAAATGCTTTAAAGGCTGCCAAATTAACACGGGTATGGAAAAATTATAACTTCAAAATTAATAATTGCGTTTTTACAAAAGAAGTCAATATAAATTTTGACCATAAAGATATCACTTTCGAAAATTGTAATTTTGATGAGAATATTATTTTTAATGACTATGATGGGATATTAACATTTGCTAACTGTAATTTTAAAGAAGGATATGAAGTAAATGCTCAAGACACTATCTTCAAAGGCAAAATTCGTTTCAGAACTTGTCATTTTAAAGGCAATGTAAACTTCAGGAATACTACATTTAATGAACTTGCTGACTTTTGGCGATGTACATTCTACAACAAAACCATATTCTATAAAACAGATTTTAAAAATATTGTAGTATTTTCTGCAGTAATATTTAAAGAAAATGTTCTTTTCACATATTCATTAATCGATAAGCTATTACTGCTTCGAGGTGCAAAAATGCAAAAGGGATTAGATTTGTCTTTGGCAATAATTACTGGTAAATTAGGTCTGTTCGATTTTAATCTAAACGATTATAAAACTACAATCACGTCTACAGAAGAACAATATGAAACCTTCGTTTCAGAAACTGCCAACATACCGGTAAAAAATAAAAGAGAAACGTTCAGAATCCTCAAAGACAATCTCGAATCTCAGAAAAATTTAGCAGAATCATTAAAATTTAAAGCAATAGAAAAAGACATTCTTTCACATGAATTAAAACATGAAACTTTTAGCGCATCCATTTTTTTGGACAGAGCAAATTTGTTTTTTAATTGGTTATCTAATAACCATGGAAATTCTTATGGCAGAGCATTCTTATTCATCTTAGGATTTGGATTGTTTTTCTTCTATTTTTCATTAATATCATTAGATTTATTTTCTTTTACATTAGACTATAAAGAATGGGCTTTTAATGAGAGTTTTAGATATTATATGGAATTTTTGAACCCTATCCATAAATTTGACTATCTAGGAGAAGACATCACGCTTTCAAAAAGATTTTACGTTTTAGATTTTTTAGGGAAAACGTTTGTAGGCTACGGCATTTATCAGTTTATCCAAGCATTTAGAAAATATAAATAATGACCAAACAACCGGAATACATATTAGAAGAAAACTTAGTAAACCAGCTTGTAGACTTAGGATATAAAAAGGTAATCATTAAAGATGAAGCCGAACTTATAGCTAACCTTAAAACCCAGCTGGAAAAACATAATGCTACTACCCTATCAGATTACGAGTTTAAGCAGGTATTAAACCACCTTGCTAAAGGCAATATTTTTGAAAAGGCCAAAACTCTGCGCAATAAGGTTGCCTATACTAAAGACGATGGTAATACGGGTTATATCGAACTGGTAAACCAACTTCAGTGGTGTCAAAACCAGTATCAGGTTACACACCAAATCACGATGGATGGTATGTATAAAAACCGTTATGATGTTACCATACTGGTTAACGGCCTCCCATTGGTTCAGGTAGAACTTAAACGCCGTGGCTTAGAGCTTAAGGAAGCTTTTAACCAAACAGGGCGTTATGAAGGACAAAGTTACCACAGTGGTAGCGGGTTGTTTGGCTACGTGCAGCTGTTTGTTATCAGCAACGGGGTAAATACTAAGTATTATGCTAATGCACCGCTAAACCAACGCAGCTTTAAGCAAACTTTCTTTTGGGCAAATCCTGACAATAGCAAAATTACCCAGCTGCAGGATTTCGCCAATGTATTCTTAGAGCCGTGCCAACTCAGTAAAATGATAACCAAGTACATTGTACTTAATGAGTCGGCTAAGATATTAATGGCCTTGCGCCCCTATCAGTACTATGCTGTAGAGGCTATTGTAGAGCGTGTAAAGACGACTACTAAATTTGGTTATATATGGCATACCACCGGCTCAGGTAAAACACTTACCTCTTTTAAAGCCAGCCAAATACTCACTAACCTCGATGAGGTACATAAAGTAGTATTTGTTGTAGACCGCAAAGACCTGGACTATCAAACCATAAAAGAGTTTAACTCCTTTAGCGATGGCAGTGTAGATGGTACGACAAATACAAGCGCACTGGTAAAGCAATTTGGTAATGATACCAAGCTTATAGTTACAACCATACAAAAACTAAACACAGCGGTACTTAAAGAACGTCATTTAACCCATATGGATAAGCTGAAGGATAAGCGCATAGTGTTTATTTTCGACGAATGCCACCGTAGCCAGTTTGGCGATACCCATAAGCGTATTAAAGAGTATTTCACCAATGCTCAGATGTTCGGGTTTACCGGTACACCAATATTTGCACCAAACGCCGCTAAGAATGACCACGGTAAACGCACGACCAAAGACCTTTTTGAAGACTGCCTTCACAAGTATGTTATTACCGATGCCATTCGTGACCAAAATGTACTGAAGTTTAGCATTGAATATATAAGCACCTTTAAAGGAAAAGAAGGTGTTGAAGATATTAACGTAGATGACATTGACCGCGCTGAGGTTATGGAAGCCCCAGAGCGGCTTAATGCTGTTGCCGATTATATAATAGCCAACCACAGCCGCAAAACGCATAACAGGGCATTTACGTCGATATTTTGTGTTCAGGATGTAAATTCGCTTACCCGCTATTACGACCTGCTAAAAAAGAAAAAAGATGAAGGCAAACACAATTTAAAGATTGCGACCATATTTTCTTATGAGGCGAATCCCGATATAGATGATAGCGATGCAAATGGCTTTGTAGAAGAAGAAAGTCTTTCATTTTTAGGCGAACCCGAAACACGTTACGGCATACACCCGCGTGAAAAGTTAGAAAGCTACATAGCCGATTATAACGGTATGTTCAGTACCAACTATAGTACTAATGAATTTTACCAGTATTACAACGACATTGCAAAACGCGTAAAAGCCAAACAGGTAGATATATTGCTTGTGGTAAATATGTTCCTTACCGGGTTTGACAGCAAAATACTTAACACCATTTATGTAGATAAAAACCTGAAATACCACGGGCTTATACAGGCGTATTCGCGTACTAACCGTATTTTAAACGAAGTTAAATCACAGGGTAATGTAGTTTGTTTCCGTAATCTAAAAGAAGCCACAGATAAAGCCATAGAGCTTTTTGCAAATAAAGATGCTGTTGAAGTAATATTACTTAAGCCATATGAGAACTATGTGGATAGTTTTGAGAAAGCCGTAGAAAAGCTTTTAGCAATAGCCCCAACGGTTGACAGCATTAATAACTTACCAAGCGAAGAGCAGGTACTAGAATTTGTTACCGCATTCAGGGAACTAATGCGTATTAAGAACGTTCTAAACACTTTTACAGAATTTACCTTTGATGATTTGCCTATCACTGAGCAGGATTTTGAAGACTACAAAAGCAAATATCTTGACATTAGGGATACAGTTAAGAATGAAAAGGAAAAAGTATCTATACTAAATGATATTGATTTTGAGCTGGAATTAATTCACCGCGATGAAATCAATGTGGTATATATCCTTAACCTATTGGTTAAACTCAAAGAAACAACCAGTAAAGCCGAACGCGAAAAGCAGGAAAAGGTTATCAGTGACATTATGGCTTCAGATATTCAGCTAAGGAGCAAGAAAGAACTTATTGAAAAGTTCATACTTCAAAACCTGCCAAATATTGAGGACACCTCTAACCTTACAGATGAATTTGAAAGTTATTGGAATTTAGAAAAGCTCAGAGCTATTGAACATTTGGCTACAAATGAGAACCTCAGCTTTGACAGATTGCAGGTTTTGGTAGGCCGATACCTGTTTACGCAAAAAGCCCCTCTAAGGGAAGATATTATTGAAGTAATGAACGAACGCCCCGGACTTAAAGACCGTGCCACTGTTACGCAGCGGGTGCTAGATAAAATTGTAGATTTTGTAGAAACCTTTATAGATGGGATGTAAATGAGTTTTTTAAATTTAACCAACTAACATAAGTATGAATAGAGTAGAACAAATACTTAAATCAATTGTAAAAGACAAGAGCTTAGTAAAATGGCATAATAACTGGGGCTATTACATACAAGTTCCTTTTGCTGAAATAAATATGATAGGTTTAATCGATAAAAGCAATCATTATGAATTAACTTTATATTTTGGAGATACACAAAGTCAAAGCCGTGCTTTTTATGCCACAAATCCTAAAATTGAACGTCTTTCAAAAGATTTGTCAGTACATGGAAACTTTCATTTTTCAAGTGCTTTTGGTAAAGGATTAATTTGGTTTGAAAGTGATATTAATCCAAAAGATTACATTAATTTTTGGAGAGGAAACACACAGTTATTACATCGACATAACGTTAGTGATGCAAGAAAATTGATTACTCAACTCAAAAAAGATGGAGTAATAAAACTAAGTAGTAATAAGACCAATGAATTAAATAATAATATATATCATAAAAATTATTCAGTTTTAAATATTAATGCTGGATTAGGTATAATTTATAAAATACCAAAAACCAAAATAGAAAACGGTAGCCTTTCGGAATTAAGAAAGCTATTGATTACTAAAATAAATGAGGGGCTAAGCATTATTGATAAGGATGCAAACAAATTTTTAAATGAAGGCGACCCAATAGGGTTATAAAACATATAATATGAAAGTTGAGGAACTAAAAAAATATAAGGATAGTTTATATACATCGCTATCAAGAGATTTAGATGCTTTTGAAAAAAACTTTATTTTAATCGCTTCAGGATTACTTGCATTTTCTATCACCTTTATTAAGGATATTGTAAAAATAGAAGGTGCACTCTGCCTATGTTTATTATTTTTAGGATGGCTGTTTATTTTAGCAGCTGTTGGAGTAATGATGTATGCATTTTTATCTTCTGTTAATGGCAGTAACAAATTATGGAAAATAACTGATGATTTTATCATTGCCAATACTTTATATAATCCAACAACGCCTTTAACAATTAATCAGGCAACGACTATTAAGAATGATATTAATAAAGAGTTTTATAAAATAAAAAATAGGCTAAAATGGATAAGAGCTATTGCTGTGGCTTTATTCTTAATTGGAGTCTTCTCATTTGGAGCTTTTGTAAGCATAAATCTTTATAAAGAGAATAATCCAAACAAAACAAAATCAACTGATAAGTCAAAAAGTAAAACAGAAATTATTGTTGAGAAAGCTACAATAACTACTTCTGACAGTGTAATAATAAAAAATCCTATAGTACAACCTCAAGTACAAACGTCATCGCAACCTAATCGTTCAAATGCTAATTCTACTCGATAATAATTTTATTAAATAATAACTAGGGTTATGTTTGTTAGTCATTGCTAAATATGGAAAAACCGTTTATAGAAATAGATGCCGATAATATTATATTGCATCCACAAGAGGCACATCCTATTGAGGGGTTTAAATTTTCTGTAAATGAAGAAACAGGGAAACAATTCCCTTATTGCTGTGAAACTCATACCACTGTATATAATAGGGCTTTAAAATGGTTTGATAGGTTTCCTAATTGCTGTGAAGGACACCGGAAATTTGCAACAAAACCTTTCTTCAGAAAATCAATTTACAATGGTGTAGCGGAGCGTATAATCAATCAATGTTCTTACACTATGACAATGATTGAAAACCGTATAAATAATGAAGATTGGTATGAAGATATAACCGACTATCTTGAGTACAATATAAAATGTTTCGGCCAACCGGCAGCAGGGCTACATATCTACATTGATTATGTTTCTGCAAACATCAACAACGATAAGATAATTTCAGATATTAGTAAACAGGAAAAGTTACAGCAATATTTAGACACATACTTTAACCCGGAAGAAAAAAAACAAAAGGAAAAAACAGACTTCAACGTTCTTTACGAAACATACCAAAAGTGGCTAAAGATATTTCCCTTTGAAATAAGCTTTTTTACTCATTTGAAACCTCAGTTTGAAAAGACAATTCCTTTTTTACGTGGAGAAGGAAAAACGAACCGTTATACTGGGTTAACGATTTTTAAACCACATACCAAGCGAAGTCTTATAGATACATTAATAGAACTAACAAATACAATAATAAGTCAGCTTAATACCCACTATTTATATAACAAAGGTGCTTTAAACGAACCCGAACGGATTAGGTTGGAACTAACTCTTAGTAAACGTAAATTAAAGCTAAGCAAAGGCTATATTAATAAATCGGCTACAGAAGAACAACGCTATCGTAAAATATTAAAAGAATGGCTTTCTGACGAAAAGAAATTCATTGACGAAATAACACTTCAGTTAAAAGCAATGCCTGTAAATACTCTACAAATTGAGGATTCAAAAGCTAATATTAGTAATGATGAAATTATCAACTGGTTAGAGCTTTTCGACGAAATTAAGCCTGAAGAGCCTATTAAACCCAATGCTTATAAAACATCAACGTATGAGCAAAAGGGAAATTATTTTTCAGAAGCATCATTTAATTTGACTTTGCAATATCTTACTGATTTCAAGAAACAAACATCATTCTTATCTAAGGCAAGAAAACTGCAATACATTGATGCGCTAAACTTAGCGAAGCCAAGTATTAGCTATTTAGAAAGTCCGCATTTCAATCAGGTTACATTCAATGCCCAAAGCAATTATTACGAATTTATACAAGAATATAAAAAGTCTTTAACCAATCCTGAAGAAGATAATAATAAGAATGCCACTTGTATTATCAATGCAGAAGAAAGCAAAACTTTACTTTTAATCAAAAGCCATATTGAAGCTATAGATAATAATGGTTGGCAGTACTCATTTCAAAATGAAAATGATTACAAGACATTTACATCCCTTTTAACAGCTTATTTTGAGCAAATCGAATATACATTACCTGTTGAGGCTATAAGGCTTAAAAGAGGCTGTAAAACTAGATTAGCGAAGGCTTTTCACGGAATATTAAAGGAACTTGGCAATAAGGATAAGCTAAATCAGGAAACGGAGTATTTTGATATTATCAGAAAGCTAAATCATTTTGAAAAAGAAAAAGATTTATACAAAGCCATCACAAGATAAATCCAAATAAAAAGTAATAAAAAGGGTAACCCATAAAACCCACCTTTTTACCCATAAAACCCACACCTACTATTGCAGTACATAATTCAAAAATACTGCAAAAATGGAACAGGTTTTAACCTTTGAACAATTACCCAAAGCGGTAACGATGCTAACCCAACAAGTTAGCGAACTAAAACAACTATTGCTGGAGAGCCGCCAGCTAAATACTTCCATCTCCCAACCCGAGCAGCTTTTAAACATTCAGCAGGCAGCAGAATTCTTAAATCTTACTGTTGCTACAATGTACACGAAAGTAAGCAAAGGTGAACTGCCAGTAATGAAGCGTGGAAAACGCCTTTATTTTAGTCAAACTGAATTGCTGGAATATCTTAAGACCGGCCGCAAAAAAAGCTATGCTGAGGTACAGGCTGAAGCTGCCAACTACCTAAAAAAGAAAGGAGGCTATAATGGCTAAAACCACCAATACCTCCTTTATTTCTTTGAATAAAACGCAACCCAAAGATAATGAAAAGTTAAGCAAAAGTATTGAATTAAACCCTCAATTTGAGCCCTTAAACAATCCGGAAACATTTAAAGACCATGTAAAACTACTAGCAAAGAAACCGGACGTGTTACCTCATTATGAAATTTTACAGGAGCTTATTGAGCAGATTGAGCAGCTGGACTTTCATATACTGGCTTTTCCTGAAATTTTAAAATTGCGTGAAAAATTAGTTAATACAAAACCTGAAAGTGAAGAAGCAGATAACTTACGTAAACGAATTGATAAACACAAGATTAACAATAAGCATTTATTGGTTTTAAGTATTGAAAATTTAATTTCTATTGCTACAAGTAACCGATGGGGATTATGTAAAAACAATGATTTTATTTACCTGTATAATAGCACCTACTGGGCTGCTATCGAAGAACCGGTATTTCAAAAGTTTTTAGGAGAGGCAGCTGAGAAAATGGGTGTAACAAAATTTTCGGCGAGGTTTTACCAATTTAGGGAAAGCCTATTAAAACAGTTCCTTGCAACCGCTTATTTACCAAGCCCCAAAACTGATAACAGTAAAGTACTTATTAATCTTCAAAATGGCACATTTGAAATAAGTGGGAATGATTTACAATTACGCCCTTTTAATCACAATGATTTTATCACCTATCAACTCCCCTTTGATTATGACCCACAGGCCAAAGCACCCCTGTTTGAGAAGTACTTAAATACCGTCTTGCCCGATATACAACGTCAAAAAGTATTAGCCGAATACCTGGGTTATGTGTTTATAAAAAATGGCTCAAATGCAGTAAAGGAAGAAAAGGCACTAATCTTATATGGAACTGGAGCAAATGGCAAATCGGTTTTCTTTGAAGTGGTTAGTGCTTTACTAGGTACTGAAAACACGAGTAATTTTTCATTGCAAAGCTTAACCAATGATAACGGTTATTTTAGGGCTGCTATTGCTAATAAACTGGTAAACTATGCTAGTGAGATAAATGGTAAGCTGGATGCTGCAATATTCAAACAGTTAACATCCGGCGAACCTGTTGAAGCCCGACATCCTTATGGCCGTGCATTTCAAATATCACAATACGCAAAATTAATATTCAACTGCAATGAATTACCAAAAGATGTAGAACAAACTAATGCGTTCTTTAGAAGGTTTCTAATAATACCTTTTGATGTAACCATACCAACAGAACAACAGGACAAGCAGCTCCATACCAAAATTATCGAAAATGAATTATCAGGTGTCTTTAACTGGGTATTAGATGGACTTAACAGACTTTTAGAACAAAAACGATTTTCTGATTGTGATGCGGCGCAAGTTGCTGTTGAACAATATAAAACGCAATCAGATAGTGTAAAGATGTTTGTTGATGAAAATGGTTTTATCAAAAGTGCAGCCCAGTACAAGCTTATAAAAGAACTGTACCAAGAGTATCGCTCTTTTTGCAGTGAAGATGGTTTTATCCCTGTCAACAAAAGCAATTTCATTAAAAGATTGTCTGCAATTGAAATATACATAAACCGCATCAATATTGGCAATGTAGCTTATATTGAAAGTAAAGCTAATTTCTAATGAAACATTATATCTACAAATTAGAGAAAGGCAGTAAAAAGCATTTATGCCCGGGCTGTGGTAAGAAAAGCTTTGTCCGTTATCAGGATACCGAAGAGCAGAATTATATCCCGAAACAATATGGCCGTTGTGACCGTGAA
This region includes:
- a CDS encoding deoxyribonuclease HsdR — protein: MTKQPEYILEENLVNQLVDLGYKKVIIKDEAELIANLKTQLEKHNATTLSDYEFKQVLNHLAKGNIFEKAKTLRNKVAYTKDDGNTGYIELVNQLQWCQNQYQVTHQITMDGMYKNRYDVTILVNGLPLVQVELKRRGLELKEAFNQTGRYEGQSYHSGSGLFGYVQLFVISNGVNTKYYANAPLNQRSFKQTFFWANPDNSKITQLQDFANVFLEPCQLSKMITKYIVLNESAKILMALRPYQYYAVEAIVERVKTTTKFGYIWHTTGSGKTLTSFKASQILTNLDEVHKVVFVVDRKDLDYQTIKEFNSFSDGSVDGTTNTSALVKQFGNDTKLIVTTIQKLNTAVLKERHLTHMDKLKDKRIVFIFDECHRSQFGDTHKRIKEYFTNAQMFGFTGTPIFAPNAAKNDHGKRTTKDLFEDCLHKYVITDAIRDQNVLKFSIEYISTFKGKEGVEDINVDDIDRAEVMEAPERLNAVADYIIANHSRKTHNRAFTSIFCVQDVNSLTRYYDLLKKKKDEGKHNLKIATIFSYEANPDIDDSDANGFVEEESLSFLGEPETRYGIHPREKLESYIADYNGMFSTNYSTNEFYQYYNDIAKRVKAKQVDILLVVNMFLTGFDSKILNTIYVDKNLKYHGLIQAYSRTNRILNEVKSQGNVVCFRNLKEATDKAIELFANKDAVEVILLKPYENYVDSFEKAVEKLLAIAPTVDSINNLPSEEQVLEFVTAFRELMRIKNVLNTFTEFTFDDLPITEQDFEDYKSKYLDIRDTVKNEKEKVSILNDIDFELELIHRDEINVVYILNLLVKLKETTSKAEREKQEKVISDIMASDIQLRSKKELIEKFILQNLPNIEDTSNLTDEFESYWNLEKLRAIEHLATNENLSFDRLQVLVGRYLFTQKAPLREDIIEVMNERPGLKDRATVTQRVLDKIVDFVETFIDGM
- a CDS encoding DNA primase codes for the protein MLPHYEILQELIEQIEQLDFHILAFPEILKLREKLVNTKPESEEADNLRKRIDKHKINNKHLLVLSIENLISIATSNRWGLCKNNDFIYLYNSTYWAAIEEPVFQKFLGEAAEKMGVTKFSARFYQFRESLLKQFLATAYLPSPKTDNSKVLINLQNGTFEISGNDLQLRPFNHNDFITYQLPFDYDPQAKAPLFEKYLNTVLPDIQRQKVLAEYLGYVFIKNGSNAVKEEKALILYGTGANGKSVFFEVVSALLGTENTSNFSLQSLTNDNGYFRAAIANKLVNYASEINGKLDAAIFKQLTSGEPVEARHPYGRAFQISQYAKLIFNCNELPKDVEQTNAFFRRFLIIPFDVTIPTEQQDKQLHTKIIENELSGVFNWVLDGLNRLLEQKRFSDCDAAQVAVEQYKTQSDSVKMFVDENGFIKSAAQYKLIKELYQEYRSFCSEDGFIPVNKSNFIKRLSAIEIYINRINIGNVAYIESKANF
- a CDS encoding excisionase → MEQVLTFEQLPKAVTMLTQQVSELKQLLLESRQLNTSISQPEQLLNIQQAAEFLNLTVATMYTKVSKGELPVMKRGKRLYFSQTELLEYLKTGRKKSYAEVQAEAANYLKKKGGYNG